In Chryseobacterium gleum, a single genomic region encodes these proteins:
- a CDS encoding MvdC/MvdD family ATP grasp protein, whose product MMIHVLLITNKADVTTDFVVKRLKEKKIEFYRLNTEELGDNVEVNLDFHKDNFKIFDRITGNQIDLLDIKSVYFRRPELPNDNPELSRAENQFIRNEISYTLEGIYKILNSAYWLNNVKNIRNAENKIFQLRLAKKIGFTIAHSLITTNAGSAMNFYEMNEEDCIIKPIRTGLISDDGNEEAIIFTNKIYLDKNNAQRVERCPTFFQKHIKKRGDIRVTVVGDKVFSAFIRSQDSDDSKVDWRVSQDGLKHSNYTLPVDISANCINLLKELDLNFGAIDLILNENGEYVFLEINPNGQWAWIEKLLGLDISGAIVNLLKDKGDERKTT is encoded by the coding sequence TTTGTAGTAAAAAGGCTTAAAGAGAAAAAAATAGAGTTTTACAGACTAAATACTGAAGAGTTAGGTGATAATGTTGAGGTAAATTTAGATTTTCATAAAGATAATTTTAAAATATTCGACAGAATAACTGGTAATCAAATAGATCTATTGGATATTAAAAGCGTGTATTTTCGCAGACCAGAACTGCCCAATGATAATCCAGAGCTTAGTAGGGCCGAAAATCAATTTATACGCAATGAGATTAGTTATACATTAGAAGGTATCTATAAAATTTTAAATTCAGCATACTGGTTAAATAATGTTAAAAATATTAGAAATGCTGAAAATAAAATATTTCAACTGCGATTAGCAAAGAAGATAGGTTTTACCATTGCCCACAGTTTGATTACAACTAATGCTGGCTCAGCAATGAATTTTTATGAAATGAATGAAGAGGACTGTATTATTAAACCGATTCGTACAGGATTAATATCTGATGATGGAAATGAAGAAGCGATCATTTTCACCAATAAAATATACCTCGACAAAAATAATGCTCAGCGTGTAGAAAGATGTCCGACATTTTTCCAAAAGCATATAAAAAAGAGAGGAGATATCAGGGTGACTGTAGTGGGAGATAAGGTTTTTTCGGCCTTCATACGCTCACAAGATTCTGACGACTCAAAAGTGGATTGGAGGGTTAGCCAAGATGGACTAAAACACAGTAATTATACATTACCAGTAGATATTTCAGCTAATTGTATCAATCTGCTGAAAGAGTTGGATTTAAATTTCGGTGCGATAGATCTCATTTTAAATGAAAATGGTGAATATGTATTCCTTGAAATTAATCCCAATGGCCAGTGGGCATGGATCGAAAAATTGCTTGGTTTAGATATTTCGGGTGCTATAGTAAATTTGTTAAAAGATAAAGGTGATGAACGAAAAACTACATAA
- a CDS encoding recombinase family protein, protein MQAVYLYIRVSTDEQAVKGYSQRSQLDRLVLYCKDHNLIVTKTIFEDYSAKTFNRPEWNKLFAELKLTKNQSSLILFTYWDRFSRNIMDAYKMLERLQSMKVSIQAIEQQLDFSIPESKIMLAMYWATSEVENDKRSRNVRLGMQKARLEGRWINKAPLGYRNKITSDGKKYIAIYEPEAYFIREAFTAIVRQNKYCLNDIYKESVSNGLNCSRSAFYRLVRNPIYCGKIKIPAFENKPEKIVEGAHERLIPVVLFDHVQRIIKDADLNHPKKLTSKRIANENLIFRGILQCPNCGKTLTGSGSQGHIKKYYYYHCMGHCSYRVRADLINLSFLSFLKKNRVVEPFLELADSISKEIYSEEHHDYTQKKEEIKKEMEKLIDRGFNAQKLFSDGNIDYDDYILIRSRCQESLKDNTDKLRQQALKIVAEKHTEKGTGYIINHLGEFYENSDTITKQRIIRLCFPEKVKVIEGNIDKMLSESVKVIFGLTVPTSKIKEIHGQQIEQRIVEFFKELYFLGYEQNLKNI, encoded by the coding sequence ATGCAAGCCGTTTATCTGTACATACGAGTCAGTACTGATGAACAGGCTGTAAAAGGATATTCCCAACGCAGCCAGTTGGACCGACTTGTGCTTTATTGTAAAGATCACAATCTCATTGTTACCAAAACCATTTTCGAAGACTATTCGGCAAAAACATTCAACCGACCGGAGTGGAACAAACTTTTCGCTGAGCTTAAGCTCACTAAAAACCAATCATCACTTATTCTCTTTACGTATTGGGATCGATTCAGCCGCAATATTATGGACGCTTATAAGATGTTAGAAAGATTGCAGAGTATGAAAGTTTCCATTCAGGCAATTGAACAGCAGTTAGACTTCTCAATCCCGGAAAGTAAAATTATGTTGGCAATGTATTGGGCTACTTCTGAAGTAGAAAACGATAAAAGAAGTCGTAATGTGCGTTTGGGAATGCAAAAAGCAAGACTAGAAGGAAGATGGATCAATAAAGCTCCTCTAGGATATAGAAATAAAATCACATCTGATGGAAAAAAATATATAGCCATCTATGAGCCGGAAGCATATTTTATCCGTGAAGCTTTCACAGCTATAGTAAGACAAAATAAATACTGTTTAAATGACATATACAAAGAGTCGGTATCAAATGGGCTTAATTGCAGCAGAAGTGCTTTTTACCGATTGGTAAGAAATCCTATTTATTGCGGTAAAATAAAAATTCCGGCATTTGAAAATAAACCAGAAAAAATTGTTGAAGGTGCTCATGAGCGTCTTATACCTGTCGTTTTATTTGATCATGTTCAAAGAATAATAAAAGATGCGGATTTAAACCATCCTAAGAAATTAACTTCAAAAAGGATAGCTAATGAAAATTTAATTTTTAGAGGTATCCTACAATGTCCTAATTGTGGAAAGACGCTGACAGGAAGTGGTTCACAAGGCCATATTAAAAAATATTATTACTACCACTGTATGGGGCATTGTTCATACCGGGTAAGAGCTGACCTTATCAATTTGAGTTTTCTTTCATTTCTTAAGAAGAATAGAGTGGTAGAACCATTTTTAGAGCTTGCAGATAGTATTTCAAAAGAAATTTACAGTGAAGAACACCATGACTATACTCAGAAAAAAGAGGAGATAAAGAAAGAAATGGAAAAATTGATTGATAGGGGATTTAATGCACAAAAGCTATTTTCAGATGGAAATATTGACTATGATGATTATATACTAATAAGAAGTCGCTGCCAAGAATCTTTAAAAGATAATACTGATAAGTTGAGACAGCAGGCTTTAAAAATAGTGGCTGAAAAACATACAGAGAAAGGAACAGGTTATATAATTAACCACTTAGGGGAGTTTTATGAAAATTCAGATACTATAACCAAACAGAGAATTATCAGGTTATGTTTTCCGGAGAAGGTAAAAGTAATAGAAGGGAATATTGATAAAATGCTCTCAGAAAGTGTTAAAGTCATATTTGGATTAACCGTTCCAACCTCGAAAATAAAAGAAATCCATGGTCAGCAGATAGAGCAAAGAATAGTTGAATTTTTTAAAGAATTATATTTTTTAGGGTATGAACAAAACTTGAAAAATATCTAA
- a CDS encoding GIY-YIG nuclease family protein yields the protein MDKFYVGHSSEPLQERLRKHLSDHKGYTSKAKDWIVVHFENFDSKSSAYKREREIKAWKSRSRIQKLIQTTHGREHPDL from the coding sequence TTGGATAAATTCTATGTTGGACATTCCTCAGAGCCTTTACAGGAAAGGTTAAGAAAACATTTATCAGATCATAAAGGATATACTTCAAAGGCTAAAGATTGGATTGTAGTACATTTTGAAAATTTTGACTCAAAATCCTCAGCATATAAAAGGGAGAGAGAAATTAAGGCATGGAAAAGTAGATCCAGAATTCAGAAACTCATACAAACGACACACGGGAGAGAGCATCCCGATTTGTAA
- a CDS encoding Crp/Fnr family transcriptional regulator produces MRNIVNAVEEDTAKESLLEFLGSIHSMSPELRAALFSNTHLVKVNKKHILLDIDEIQKSLFFIVKGIVRSYYLDSYGKDTTSWLLFEGDLAISVYSFFSQKRSFEVLETVEDTSLLVLSYENLMMLYQIFPEFNYIGRILTEHYYIKAEEKANELRVFSATERYHHLLEKYPNIIARIPLGMISSYLGITQSTLSRIRAKKD; encoded by the coding sequence ATGAGAAATATTGTAAATGCAGTGGAAGAAGATACAGCTAAGGAATCTTTATTGGAATTTCTCGGAAGTATCCATTCCATGTCACCAGAACTGCGTGCTGCCTTATTTTCAAATACACATTTGGTAAAAGTAAATAAGAAGCATATTCTACTCGACATAGATGAAATCCAAAAATCACTTTTTTTTATTGTTAAGGGGATTGTTAGATCGTACTACTTGGATAGCTATGGTAAGGACACAACTTCTTGGCTTCTTTTCGAGGGTGATCTTGCCATTTCAGTATATAGTTTTTTTAGTCAAAAACGATCTTTTGAGGTATTAGAAACTGTAGAAGATACAAGTCTCTTGGTGCTTAGCTATGAAAATCTGATGATGTTATACCAGATATTTCCTGAATTCAATTATATAGGACGGATTCTTACGGAGCATTATTATATCAAAGCCGAGGAAAAGGCAAACGAACTACGGGTATTTAGTGCAACAGAACGCTACCATCATCTTCTTGAAAAATATCCCAATATTATTGCTCGCATACCGTTGGGCATGATCTCTTCATATCTTGGAATCACACAATCAACTTTAAGTAGAATTCGCGCCAAAAAAGATTAG
- a CDS encoding 4Fe-4S dicluster domain-containing protein encodes MNNSIYGTTDPDYEQDGFQISQERCEGFSHCVNICPVEALTLVEGYVNEILNIRALYVQLDTCIMCGVCEPECPTEAIMLRLSGGSPGTTPGTNPGSDGGGTGGNSSGSFSAIAPVSTINLEDRLNCFNNVVDNINTTYKVTLNAHRIDLNSDKPGHAYLTIEKSNGNQLQRLSYGFYPKSGAASATMQPTPSAMGEESSDEYRRSDARYSLYVTKTQFNLIISQSIALSKVPYDLNENNCTHYATDVFNLLLPSNGQLNNNGFLTPDGVYTYLANLKQEGNPNIQLGRIVPPTSTICN; translated from the coding sequence ATGAATAACTCGATATATGGAACAACCGATCCTGACTACGAACAGGATGGATTTCAAATTTCCCAAGAAAGATGCGAAGGATTCAGTCATTGCGTAAATATCTGTCCAGTTGAAGCATTGACACTTGTAGAAGGTTATGTAAATGAAATATTGAATATCCGGGCATTATATGTTCAACTTGATACATGTATCATGTGCGGTGTCTGTGAACCGGAGTGCCCAACGGAAGCAATTATGCTGCGCCTGAGCGGTGGTAGTCCGGGTACTACTCCGGGGACAAACCCAGGTTCTGACGGGGGTGGAACAGGAGGAAATTCGAGTGGATCTTTTTCGGCAATTGCACCCGTATCAACAATCAACCTGGAGGACCGACTGAACTGTTTCAACAATGTTGTAGATAATATAAATACAACATATAAAGTAACTTTGAACGCACATAGGATAGACCTCAATTCTGATAAACCGGGGCATGCTTATCTTACTATTGAAAAATCAAACGGAAACCAGCTACAGCGGTTATCATATGGCTTCTACCCAAAATCCGGTGCAGCATCGGCTACCATGCAACCTACTCCCAGTGCTATGGGAGAAGAATCGAGTGATGAATACCGAAGAAGTGACGCAAGATATAGCCTTTATGTTACCAAGACACAATTCAATTTAATTATTAGTCAGTCTATTGCCTTATCAAAAGTACCCTATGATCTCAATGAAAATAACTGTACACATTATGCTACCGATGTATTTAATTTACTCCTTCCGAGCAATGGACAATTAAATAATAATGGATTTTTGACACCAGATGGCGTTTATACTTATTTGGCAAATCTGAAACAGGAAGGCAATCCAAATATTCAATTAGGTCGAATCGTTCCGCCAACTAGCACAATTTGTAATTAA
- a CDS encoding RteC domain-containing protein, translating to MKQAYKNILLSIEKEEINVSRSKKSAIDEAYHMVSFLDKTLTELKAQINLKGFESILDEIIFFKRVKPEILGMLMFYNKVVKIEAYSPINSELTEPYYTEQVRLLNKEYKKHIASSDFYSYYRTGRSDKDEYYFRLGNINYFDGVDSFFFEVDREFSTYYDYKIAQIKAYDLYHSYLSGKFNRQEPTDNTNFDINEDAEFSWTDSKNALIELIYALHISRSVSNGRVGLRKISQMFEDIFEVSLGDIHHAFYQMKFRAGQRARYLHFLKHSLEQYMDNDL from the coding sequence ATGAAACAGGCATATAAAAACATTTTATTATCTATCGAGAAAGAAGAGATAAATGTGTCAAGAAGCAAGAAAAGTGCTATTGATGAAGCTTATCACATGGTCTCTTTTCTCGATAAAACTTTAACGGAATTAAAAGCACAAATTAATCTTAAAGGATTTGAGAGTATCCTTGATGAAATCATCTTTTTCAAACGTGTGAAACCTGAAATTTTGGGCATGCTGATGTTTTACAATAAAGTTGTAAAAATAGAGGCATATAGCCCGATAAATTCAGAGCTCACAGAGCCTTATTATACAGAACAGGTAAGGTTACTCAATAAGGAATACAAAAAGCATATCGCTTCTTCTGACTTTTACAGTTATTACCGTACAGGTCGATCTGATAAGGATGAATACTACTTTAGGCTCGGTAACATCAACTATTTCGATGGTGTGGACAGTTTCTTCTTTGAAGTTGACCGTGAGTTTTCGACCTACTACGATTACAAGATTGCACAGATCAAAGCATATGATCTCTATCATTCCTATCTTTCAGGAAAATTCAACCGCCAGGAACCAACGGACAATACTAACTTTGATATCAATGAAGATGCTGAGTTTTCCTGGACTGATTCAAAAAATGCACTGATAGAACTTATCTATGCGCTTCATATTTCGAGAAGTGTTTCAAATGGACGGGTGGGGTTACGAAAGATCAGCCAAATGTTTGAAGATATTTTTGAGGTCAGTCTTGGGGATATCCATCATGCATTTTACCAAATGAAATTCAGAGCAGGTCAGAGAGCCCGATATTTACATTTTCTGAAGCATTCACTTGAACAGTATATGGATAATGATTTGTAA
- a CDS encoding helix-turn-helix domain-containing protein, whose protein sequence is MNIDRVEFLNWMERIMKRFDILAGDLESREKKRLSIDGEELLDNQDVLQMLKITYRCLQRYRTIGKIKYFTISGKVFYKSSDVHQFIRDSYHGGKYTPM, encoded by the coding sequence ATGAATATTGACAGAGTTGAATTTTTGAATTGGATGGAGCGCATTATGAAGCGTTTTGACATCCTTGCCGGAGACCTTGAAAGCAGAGAAAAGAAACGATTGAGTATTGACGGGGAAGAGCTGCTGGACAATCAGGATGTCCTTCAGATGTTAAAGATAACTTATCGCTGTCTGCAGCGCTATCGTACCATTGGCAAGATCAAATACTTTACCATAAGCGGCAAAGTGTTCTACAAAAGTTCCGATGTCCACCAGTTTATCCGCGACAGTTATCACGGTGGCAAATATACGCCTATGTAG
- a CDS encoding DUF3945 domain-containing protein has product MSEQTISKENGQQVLEALSDILLVLDKKKNRIEAVKGVDEEGNLKTTEPKKSNLLDFMRIDKGDAISNFFSNFWRRLNDPISFRFFRAPEIDLNEVAKKLQKAIDHPTPEGNKLLDALEIKYDNKLNQKNMDTNQNSEGAAPATETKSVYKYKVEDIDWTTLEKFNLNRALLEKNGQLDKMLKGYKSDGVYRIEGNFDSVVVKADARLSLRKAKDSDQVKVMTHGVRIEPDLKNQFYGHSFSPEDKENLLKTGNMGRVAELTNYSDGTKVKSLISIDKLTNEVVSFPVERIKISEKFGGVKLNPEQKAELLEGRPVLVEGMVNTKTGEVFNQQLQYNADAKKLVFIGQSEGQQQGQNNAIPNEFRGQVLDEKDRKRLEDGEVIFMKGIVNKEATKVYNGYVWQNKQTGRLEFDFDNPQQEKTQKQAETQGSDQGQAKKQDDTANNAQKNAAKKENARGPKMH; this is encoded by the coding sequence ATGAGCGAACAAACAATTTCTAAAGAAAACGGACAGCAGGTACTGGAAGCATTATCGGATATCCTCCTGGTACTTGATAAGAAAAAAAACCGTATTGAGGCAGTAAAAGGTGTGGATGAAGAAGGAAATCTAAAGACAACTGAGCCAAAGAAGTCAAATCTACTGGATTTTATGAGAATTGATAAGGGAGATGCAATAAGTAATTTCTTTTCCAACTTCTGGCGCAGGCTTAATGACCCGATATCATTCCGGTTTTTCAGGGCTCCTGAAATTGACTTGAATGAGGTTGCAAAAAAATTGCAGAAAGCAATAGACCATCCTACACCGGAGGGCAATAAACTTTTGGATGCCCTTGAGATTAAGTATGACAACAAATTAAATCAAAAAAATATGGATACAAATCAAAACTCAGAAGGCGCAGCGCCAGCAACTGAAACCAAATCGGTTTACAAATACAAAGTCGAGGATATTGACTGGACAACACTTGAAAAATTTAACCTGAATCGTGCACTACTTGAAAAGAATGGACAATTGGACAAAATGTTAAAAGGGTATAAATCAGACGGAGTTTACAGGATCGAAGGAAATTTTGACAGTGTAGTCGTGAAAGCTGATGCCCGATTGTCACTAAGAAAAGCAAAAGATAGTGATCAGGTAAAAGTCATGACGCATGGTGTCCGAATCGAACCGGATCTTAAAAACCAGTTTTATGGGCATTCTTTTTCCCCTGAAGATAAAGAGAATCTTTTAAAGACTGGGAACATGGGGCGAGTTGCAGAACTCACAAACTATTCAGATGGTACTAAAGTAAAGTCGCTTATCAGCATTGATAAACTCACCAATGAGGTCGTGTCATTTCCAGTGGAGCGTATCAAGATCAGTGAAAAGTTTGGGGGAGTTAAGTTAAATCCCGAACAGAAAGCCGAACTTCTTGAAGGAAGACCAGTTCTTGTCGAAGGCATGGTAAATACAAAGACAGGTGAAGTCTTTAACCAGCAGCTGCAGTATAACGCGGATGCTAAAAAGCTGGTCTTTATTGGGCAAAGTGAAGGACAGCAGCAGGGGCAGAATAATGCCATCCCGAATGAATTTAGAGGTCAGGTCCTGGATGAGAAGGATAGAAAACGTCTGGAAGATGGTGAAGTTATTTTTATGAAAGGTATTGTTAATAAAGAGGCAACAAAGGTTTACAATGGATATGTCTGGCAGAATAAGCAAACCGGTAGGTTGGAATTCGATTTTGACAACCCTCAGCAGGAGAAAACCCAGAAACAGGCCGAAACTCAGGGATCTGATCAGGGGCAGGCAAAAAAACAGGATGATACTGCCAATAACGCGCAGAAAAATGCTGCTAAAAAGGAAAATGCCAGAGGGCCGAAAATGCATTAA
- a CDS encoding type IA DNA topoisomerase, whose product MKAIIAEKPSVANELARIIGATEKRDGYFEGGGFFVTWAFGHLVGLAMPEEYGIKGFNRESLPIIPSEFKLNGRKVKSGNGYVYDEGSKKQLEIIDSVFRKSDSIIVATDAGREGEVIFRFIYQYLGCTKPFERLWINSLTEKAIIQGFQNLKQGSEFNGLFAAGRERSQCDWLVGINATQALTIAMGDGLFSLGRVQTPTLAMICKRFLAHKAFEVKNYFQLELSFIKEGISFRSQSEDKWDAREKTESIMRTLERCGNAEIKEVEKKSGTIQAPLLFDLTGLQKEANKKLGYSAERTLEIAQKLYEKKFITYPRTGSKYIPEDIWPEIPTLILALGSRTSCKEAVDHIKWERYNKHIVNDVKVTDHHGILITENIPTRLEGSEDALYDMIAKRLLESISPPCHREITDIRISALHYDFKLKAIRITSAGWKLINGNFEVEGEDLVTDFPDLQTGMQLNIDAVNVLAKKTKPPMLYTEADLLATMENVGSTVENEEERKILKNIGIGTPATRAAIIETLFDRGYILREKKSIVPTDKGMLVYEIVGDKKIADAAMTAQWEIAFEKIENGEIDAELFHAEVELAVHEITNELLGVKRASGDNTDLCCPKCKGKVILREKVVKCRDEACDWVLFRNICGVQLSYREIDALLVKGRTPLIKKMMGRNGKSFNAYILLDGSGSTSFEFEQKKKGKYK is encoded by the coding sequence ATGAAAGCGATTATAGCAGAGAAGCCCTCAGTAGCCAATGAACTGGCTCGCATTATTGGGGCGACAGAGAAGAGGGACGGTTATTTTGAAGGTGGAGGGTTTTTTGTAACCTGGGCCTTTGGACATCTTGTAGGACTGGCGATGCCGGAGGAATATGGGATTAAGGGATTCAACAGGGAATCCCTCCCCATCATTCCTTCTGAATTCAAATTGAATGGAAGAAAGGTGAAATCTGGGAATGGCTATGTCTATGATGAGGGTTCAAAGAAGCAGCTTGAAATTATTGACTCTGTATTTAGAAAGAGTGACAGCATCATTGTGGCGACGGATGCCGGAAGGGAAGGAGAGGTGATCTTCCGGTTTATCTATCAATATCTGGGCTGTACCAAGCCCTTTGAGCGTCTGTGGATAAACAGCCTTACGGAAAAGGCAATAATCCAGGGATTTCAGAATCTAAAACAGGGAAGTGAATTTAATGGTCTATTTGCGGCCGGCAGAGAACGGTCACAATGTGACTGGCTTGTGGGAATAAATGCGACACAGGCGCTTACCATTGCGATGGGTGATGGCTTATTCTCGTTGGGACGGGTGCAGACGCCTACGCTCGCAATGATCTGTAAGCGTTTTCTTGCGCATAAAGCATTTGAGGTCAAAAATTATTTTCAGCTGGAACTATCCTTTATAAAAGAAGGGATAAGTTTCAGAAGTCAATCCGAGGATAAGTGGGATGCTAGAGAAAAGACAGAATCCATCATGCGGACGCTCGAACGCTGTGGGAACGCTGAGATAAAAGAGGTGGAAAAAAAATCGGGTACGATACAGGCTCCCCTTCTTTTTGACCTTACGGGATTGCAGAAAGAAGCGAATAAAAAGCTGGGTTATTCTGCCGAACGGACACTTGAGATTGCTCAGAAGCTTTATGAAAAGAAATTTATAACCTATCCCAGAACGGGTTCTAAGTACATACCGGAGGATATCTGGCCAGAAATACCCACTTTAATCCTGGCTTTAGGTTCCCGGACATCCTGTAAGGAAGCTGTTGATCATATCAAGTGGGAACGCTATAATAAGCATATCGTAAATGATGTGAAGGTTACGGATCACCACGGCATATTGATTACTGAAAATATTCCTACCAGGCTGGAAGGAAGCGAAGATGCTTTGTACGATATGATCGCAAAACGACTTCTTGAATCTATTTCCCCGCCCTGCCACCGGGAGATCACAGACATACGAATCTCAGCACTTCATTATGATTTTAAACTGAAAGCTATCAGGATCACTTCTGCTGGCTGGAAATTGATCAATGGAAATTTTGAGGTGGAAGGTGAGGATCTTGTCACTGATTTTCCTGATCTGCAGACCGGAATGCAGCTGAACATTGATGCTGTAAATGTACTTGCGAAAAAAACAAAACCCCCGATGCTCTATACGGAGGCAGACCTCCTTGCGACAATGGAAAATGTAGGCAGTACAGTTGAAAACGAGGAAGAACGAAAAATCCTAAAAAACATCGGTATCGGCACACCTGCCACACGGGCTGCTATTATCGAAACCCTTTTTGATAGGGGATATATCCTTCGGGAGAAAAAGAGTATAGTTCCCACCGATAAAGGCATGCTTGTTTATGAAATAGTGGGGGACAAGAAAATTGCTGATGCTGCGATGACGGCGCAATGGGAGATTGCATTCGAAAAAATTGAAAATGGAGAGATTGATGCGGAACTTTTTCATGCGGAGGTTGAGCTCGCGGTACATGAAATAACCAATGAATTACTGGGCGTAAAAAGAGCTTCCGGGGATAATACGGATCTATGCTGTCCTAAATGTAAGGGCAAAGTGATCCTGCGTGAAAAAGTTGTTAAATGCAGAGATGAAGCCTGTGATTGGGTATTATTTCGCAATATCTGTGGCGTTCAGCTAAGTTATCGGGAAATTGATGCCCTTCTTGTAAAAGGCAGAACCCCATTGATAAAAAAGATGATGGGCAGAAATGGGAAATCCTTTAATGCCTACATACTTCTGGACGGGTCTGGTTCAACATCCTTTGAATTTGAACAAAAAAAGAAAGGAAAATACAAATAG
- a CDS encoding DUF1896 domain-containing protein — translation MKNHNQDFSYYQLKLQDHIDSSFPERSGDVKFISQRARWAANAYEGAFRSANPIIKCNEIADYILYEGLHFSRFDTLFEVLTYEFSDVFDELDYRDFALKVLPKCEEIFGHYELTDDFAYTTDYDLLYTELTGFIAIWIEQNGIR, via the coding sequence ATGAAAAATCATAACCAGGACTTTTCCTACTACCAGCTAAAGTTGCAGGATCACATTGATTCCAGTTTTCCCGAGAGATCAGGGGACGTTAAATTTATTAGCCAGCGTGCAAGGTGGGCCGCAAATGCTTATGAGGGGGCTTTCCGCTCAGCTAATCCGATCATTAAATGTAATGAGATTGCTGATTACATTTTATATGAAGGACTGCATTTTTCCAGATTTGATACACTATTTGAAGTGCTGACCTATGAATTTTCGGATGTTTTCGATGAGCTCGATTATCGTGATTTTGCATTAAAGGTCCTTCCAAAATGTGAGGAGATCTTTGGTCATTATGAGCTGACTGATGATTTTGCATATACAACTGACTATGATCTGCTGTATACGGAGCTAACCGGTTTCATCGCCATCTGGATTGAGCAAAATGGCATTCGATAA